In Mesotoga sp. BH458_6_3_2_1, the following are encoded in one genomic region:
- a CDS encoding GNAT family N-acetyltransferase, whose amino-acid sequence MENFHSESLLREIALKNRSSCRFYRADIGDSERIIEYINSVAAESDYLSFGRGELTMGSEDERRVISSFNERSNCLMAVAKCDQSIVGLITMQGGSRKRVYHWAEIALSVSKKYWGMGIGKALVGLAIEHAEKNGITRIGLKVRTDNARAITLYRKMGFENEGRLKRFMKVNDQYFDFYQMGRDV is encoded by the coding sequence ATGGAAAACTTCCATTCTGAGAGCCTTCTGCGCGAAATCGCCCTCAAGAACCGCAGCTCTTGTCGTTTCTACAGAGCGGACATCGGCGATTCAGAGAGAATAATCGAATACATCAATTCAGTAGCCGCCGAGTCAGACTACCTAAGCTTTGGAAGAGGCGAGTTAACCATGGGCAGTGAGGATGAAAGACGTGTCATAAGTTCTTTCAATGAGAGAAGCAACTGTCTGATGGCTGTTGCCAAATGTGATCAAAGCATAGTAGGCCTTATCACGATGCAAGGTGGCTCGAGAAAGAGGGTATACCACTGGGCAGAAATAGCTCTTTCCGTGTCAAAAAAGTACTGGGGAATGGGAATTGGAAAAGCACTCGTTGGACTTGCAATTGAACATGCCGAAAAGAACGGGATAACTAGGATCGGTCTCAAAGTCCGTACCGATAACGCTCGGGCTATAACTCTCTACAGAAAGATGGGCTTCGAAAACGAGGGAAGACTCAAGAGATTCATGAAAGTCAACGATCAATATTTCGATTTCTACCAAATGGGACGAGACGTTTGA
- a CDS encoding ABC transporter ATP-binding protein produces the protein MIVSVDKLRKSFSLKPVLNDISFNVEQGDIFAIVGPNGAGKTTTLRCIFGEIAPEGGKVAVFGEKVTPRIKEKIAVMTEDRLTFRRFLGEDYLRMWRMLYPGWQEKVFASFAVHYKFDLNERVETYSMGMKTLFHIALTVASGADLLILDEPTQSLDPVIRQEVMGVLRDYVLQENKTMIISSHEIYDLEEIAGSFAVILEGKVLYSDTIDGAKEAHRIIPKGQAIPSGEIIGVTGEETLVRSDQEVGRFPNFKEIVLGYLQSKKAFAPFEEEFRPKFRI, from the coding sequence ATGATAGTCTCTGTAGATAAACTTAGAAAATCATTCTCGTTGAAGCCCGTTCTGAACGATATCTCGTTCAACGTAGAACAGGGAGACATCTTTGCGATAGTCGGACCAAATGGCGCAGGAAAGACCACAACTCTTAGGTGCATATTCGGAGAAATCGCGCCGGAAGGTGGAAAAGTTGCCGTTTTTGGAGAGAAGGTTACCCCTCGTATTAAGGAGAAGATAGCAGTTATGACGGAGGATCGTCTGACCTTCAGGAGGTTTTTGGGAGAAGATTATCTCAGAATGTGGAGAATGCTCTATCCTGGCTGGCAGGAGAAGGTTTTCGCCAGTTTCGCTGTACACTACAAATTCGATCTTAACGAGAGAGTTGAGACTTATTCGATGGGTATGAAAACTCTTTTCCATATTGCCCTTACGGTTGCCAGTGGAGCAGATCTGCTTATCCTCGATGAACCCACTCAAAGTCTTGACCCTGTGATAAGACAGGAAGTGATGGGTGTGCTGAGAGATTACGTTCTACAGGAGAACAAAACGATGATAATATCCTCTCATGAAATCTACGATCTTGAGGAGATTGCCGGTTCTTTTGCGGTAATACTCGAGGGGAAAGTGCTCTATTCAGACACCATAGATGGAGCCAAAGAGGCCCACCGTATAATCCCCAAGGGGCAGGCAATACCTTCTGGAGAGATTATAGGTGTTACGGGAGAGGAAACGCTAGTTCGGAGCGATCAAGAGGTAGGCAGATTCCCAAACTTCAAGGAAATTGTACTGGGTTACCTCCAGAGTAAGAAGGCCTTTGCGCCTTTCGAGGAGGAGTTTCGGCCGAAATTTAGGATCTAA
- a CDS encoding GntR family transcriptional regulator has translation MFGKIDKHDGVPAYMQIMNIVKREIMLGRLENGDQLPPVREMAEMFGVNMNTVIRSLERLQFEGLVEAEHGVGYFVKMAHSINREVMNTISDTVKELKKNAIDLQMAKVLLEEVWKND, from the coding sequence ATGTTTGGAAAAATCGATAAACACGATGGCGTTCCGGCCTACATGCAAATTATGAACATAGTCAAAAGGGAGATAATGCTCGGACGTCTGGAAAACGGCGACCAGTTGCCCCCGGTAAGGGAGATGGCCGAGATGTTCGGAGTGAATATGAACACAGTAATCAGATCACTCGAAAGGCTGCAGTTCGAAGGGTTAGTGGAGGCAGAACATGGGGTAGGCTATTTTGTGAAGATGGCACATTCGATAAACAGAGAAGTTATGAACACGATTTCTGATACTGTAAAGGAATTGAAGAAAAATGCTATAGATCTGCAGATGGCGAAGGTTTTGCTAGAGGAGGTATGGAAGAATGACTGA